CGACGCTGGACGAACACCGGCTGCTGTGCGCGCATCGGCGGGGGCCCTTCGGGGTGGCGCACTGGAACGGACAGGTGCAGAAGTGGCTTGCCGAGGAGACGGGCCAGCCGGCGTGGTCGGAGTGGTATGCCGGGAGGCCGCTGCTGGTGACGGCCAACGATTACGGGCTGCGGATCTATAACGGTGATACTGGCGTTACCGTCGCCGGCCCGGATGGGCTGAAGGCCATCATCGCCGGGGCCACCGGGCAACTCGGCTTCGCGACGGGCCGCCTGGGCGACGTCGAGACGATGCACGCCATGACGATCCACAAGAGCCAGGGCAGCCAGGCCGAGGAGGTGACGGTGCTGCTGCCGTCGGAGGATTCGCGGTTGTTGACGCGCGAATTGTTCTACACGGCGGTCACCCGGGCGAAGGTCAAGGTGCGGGTGGTGGGTTCCGAGGCTTCGGTACGGGCCGCGATCGGGCGCCGGGCGGTACGGGCGAGCGGGCTACGGCAGCGGCTGCAGGCCGCGGCGGGTACTGCTTGAGCGCGGTCGGTTCACCGGGCCAGCGGTTTGTAGAAGACCAAGCCGTTGCCCTTGTTGTCGTAGACCACGGCGCGGCGTTCGTGTGCGTCGTCGTACGGGCCTTTCACGATGCCACCGCCACTGGCCTCGACCGCCTTCGCCGCACCGTCGACGTCGGCGGTCTTGATGCCGACGACGACCTGCCCGGGCATGGGATGGTCCACCGCGGTCGCCAGGGCGAGAGTGACCGGTCCACCGTCGAGGGCTGCAAAGTGGGCTCCGTCGCGGAATTTGAGCGGCATCCCCAAGGTCTCGCTGTAAAACCGGATCGATTCATCGAGGTCGTCGGTCGACAAGACGATCATTTTTACTTCGTGCTCGCTCAATGCTGCCTCCTCCTGTAGCTGAAACGCTTCCAGACTATGCCTGCGACATCAGCGTGACGCGGTGACGAGCACATGCGTCGACGAAGCCGGCCCACTCGGCTTCGGTTGGGCGGACCGCACAGTCGGCGATGGCCTCGTCGCTCACCACGAGGCCCGGTCGTATGGGCGCCCGCAGCTTCGCGAGTTTGACAACTTGCCCTGCCGGACTGTCCGCGAAGCCCTGAAACACCCTGTTGCGTATCCACGCCAGAGCGCTGCCGACACCGGTAGCCAAGTCCGGTTCGGAAATCCGCAGAGCACCCTTGCATCGACGGGCCCGTTCGTCGAAGCGATCCTCCCAGCGCTCCGTCTGCCACCGCGGCGTGGCCATTGCCGGTACGGAAGAATCGCGGTCAGCATGGTCGACAACGACGGTTCCCCACCGGCATCGCGACGACGCCACATCGTGCGTCTCGCCGTCTTCGCCGGCTTCCTGTTCGCGCTGTTCTACCTGGTGGCCGTTGCGCGGGTCATCGACGTCGAGGGGGTGCGGCGCGCGGTCTCGGCGACGGGGCCGGCGGCGCCGCTGACCTACGTCGTGGTGTCGGCCGTTCTGGGCGCGTTGTTCATGCCGGGCTCGGTTCTTGCCGCGGGCAGCGGGCTGCTGTTCGGCCCGGTCGTGGGCATCTTCGTGACGCTGGGTGCGGCGGTGGGCACCGCGATCGTCGCGAGCCTGGTCGGACGGCGGGCTGGCCGAGCCAGCGCGCGGGCGCTGCTGGGAACGAAACGCGCCGACCGCATCGACGCGCTGATCGAACGACGCGGACTGTGGGCCGTCGTCGGTCAGCGCTTCGTGCCCGGCATATCGGATGCGCTCGCCTCGTATGCGTTCGGCGCGTTCGGAGTTCCGTTGTGGCAGATGGCCGTCGGTGCGTTTATCGGTTCGGCGCCGCGGGCGTTCGTCTACACCACGCTGGGCGCCTCGATCAGGAATCTGTCGTCGCCGTTGGCGTACACCGCGATAGCGGTCTGGTGCGTGACCGCGATCGTCGGCGCGTTCGCCGCCCGGCATGGATACCAACACTGGCGTGAGCACGCCGGCCGCGACCCGGACAGCGGCGTCCCAGATTCGGATCCCGAGGGCGGGACGCGGGGCCGCCAGCGATGACAGCCGTCGGCCTCGCGACTCGGCTAGCGCACGGCTAGGGTGGTCGCCGTGCCGGAAACATTCGACCCGACGCCGACCATTCCGAGCATTCGTGCCGAACATGGCCCATTGCACGAGGACGACATCGCACGACGACTGCGCCAGCGAAGTAGCCGATCCGGATGCCGTAGTCGACGAGCTTCGCTACGAAATCGAGTTCCCGGCAAGGCAGTTGGTCGACGAGCGGTGGGTGTGGCTGCCGACGGTGCTGGCCGGGCGGGTGTTCACGCATCGGCTCGGCGCGGACGAGGTAGCCCACGACATACTCACCGTGACCCCGGACCTGGACCCGATCACCGCACTCTGCGAGCACGAGCAGCACCAGCGGCTCGCCGACGGGTCGGCGGCTCGGGTCGTGACCGAGTTCGACGAGGAGCTGCTCGAGCAGCGGAGCATCCCGGCCGAGGTGGTCGATCCGTCGGGCGCGCTGCTTTTGGCCCCGGGCACGCTGGTGGCGTTGGGCGTGGCCGCGGGCGACCTGGTCGGGGTGCGGCTAACCGCGCAGGGACTCGTGCTCGAGCGTGTCGCCGGGATTGCGCAAGCCCACGAGGTGGGCGCCCGGCTGGCCGCTACGCTTGACGCCGACGGGCCGGTGGAATTCGGCGCCGCGGTATGGACCGCGTGCGTCGAGGATCCAGAGCTGTTCACTGCGCCGCTGCCGCCGCTGCGCGAGATCGCCGACGACTCCGGTTTGGCACACCGCGGGGATTGGCTTGCCCCCGGCGAGTTCGATTTCGACCGTTGGCATTTCGAGCGCGAATGCGCGGCGCTGGCCGAGCTACATGACCTCGAACCCGATGACGCCATCGCGCTGTACGCGCTGATCCAACTCTACGAACAGATATCGGTGCTGATCGACGCCGCCAACGCAGATGAGGCGTCCGAGGACGCGCCGGCCGCGGCCGCCGAGGACGCGACGGAACCCAAGATCGACGGATTCGACGATCTGGTCGGCGAGCTCGGAGCGACGCTGGCCGATCCGCTGCTCGCGGAACTGCTAGTGGCCGAGACGGTCGACAGGGACGACGACGGGGCGGCGGCGCTGGGCGTGTTCGCCGACGTGCTGGAGCCGAAGGTGCCGCGCACGGCGAGGGTGGCGTTTCGGTGGATGCGCGCGGTGGCGCTGGAGCGGATCGGCGACATCGAAGCGGCCGAACACGAGCTACTGGCGGCCGAGTCGATGGACCCGGACTGGCCACTGCCGTTGTTCGATCTGGCCCACATCACCTCCGATCGCGGCGACGTCGAGCGCGGCTTGGCGTTGCTGCGCCGCGCCGGCGCCGAGCCCGACCACCCGCTGATGAAGCTGCTGGGGCGGCACCGGGCCGAGCCGCGCCGCGACCTCGGGCGAAATGAGTTGTGCTGGTGCGGATCTGGTCGCTGCTGCGCGACGACGAGCTCCTCGACAATTTCATTCGCGACTACCAGACCAGGTGGCTCGACGAGCCCATCCCCGCCCCTTGATGGCCACACGCCGCGGCAGGCCGCCGACGACCCCACCCGGCGCGGCGACCTGATCAAACTCCTGGACAGCTTCCCCGCCGGTGCGGCCGCCCGCGGCGGCATGGACACCGACCGGCTGCGCGCCGCACTGGGCCTATAGCATCGGTTCGCCGGCTGCGGCCTCGGTCCCGTAGTCGTGGAAGTCATTGTGGCCGTCTAGCTTTCGCGGATATCGCGGCGCGGATCGGCGTCTCCACGTCAATGCGCGGGCCGCGCGGAAACCAGCGCGGGTGGCCGCCGCCTTTGCCGAAATCGGCATAGGCCTGGCGGGCCAGGCGGGCCTGACCGTCACGGGCTGGACCACGAACTGGGCTTCCTGGATGAATTCGTCCAGACCTCTGCTGATGACCGGGTCGCGCTGGGACCGCCGAGCTGGTGCCATGAACGATCCAGGTGGACGCCCTCGACCCGCTTGGCCGCACGCACCGGTGACCGTGATCTCCTCACCCGCTACTGCTCGGCGCAACGCCTCGCCGACGTTATTATGAAGTTCCTTCTGGGGAATGGTCGCCAGGCGGCGCATCATAGAAGTATGCGGATCGGAGTCGGGGTTTCCACCGCTGCTGACGCCCGTCAGGCCGCGGTGGAGGCCGCAGCGCACGCGCGCGATGAGCTCGCGGGTGAGCCGCCTTCCCTGGCCGTGCTACTCGGTTCGCGAGCGCACACCGACCAGGCTGCCGACGTCCTCGAGGCGGTGCAGGAGACGGTCAAGCCGCCCGCGCTGATCGGTTGTGTTGCACAGGGGATCGTCGCCGGCCGCCACGAGATGGAGAACGAGCCCGCGGTGACGGTGTGGCTGGCGTCCGGCCTGGCCGCCGAGACCTTCCAGCTGGACTTCGTCCGCACCGGCTCGGGCGCCCTCATCACCGGTTACCGGTTCGACCGGACCGCACACGATCTGCACCTGCTGCTGCCCGACCCATACACGTTCCCGTCGAACCTGCTCCTCGAGCATCTCAACACCGACCTGCCGGGCACGACCGTCGTGGGCGGTGTGGTGAGCGGTGGACTGGGCCCGGGCTACACCCGGCTGTTCCGCGACCGCGACGTGCTCGTCTCCGGCGTCGTGGGCGTGCGCCTGCCCGGCACGCACGGTGTCCCGATCGTGTCGCAGGGCTGCCGGCCGATAGGCCACCCGTACATCGTCACCGGCGCCGACGGCGCCGTAATCACCGAGCTGGGCGGCCGAACGCCGTTGCAGCGCCTGCGCGAGATCGTCGTGGGCCTGCCGCCCAGCGAGCAGGAACTGGTCAGCCGCGGCCTGCAGATTGGCATCGTCGTCGACGAGCACCTGGCGGCCCCGGGCCAGGGCGACTTCATGATCCGCGGGCTGCTGGGCGCCGACCCCTCGACCGGGGCGATCGAGATCGGCGAGGTCGTCGAAGTCGGCACGACCGTGCAGTTCCAGGTCCGTGACGCGGTGGGGGCCGACAGGGACTTGCGCCTGGCCGTGGAGCGGGCGGAAGCCGAGCTGCCCGGGCGCCCGATCGGCGCGCTGTTGTTCACCTGCAACGGGCGTGGTCGGCGGATGTTCGGCGTCGCCGACCACGACGCGGCGACGATCGAGGACCTCCTCGGCGGGATTCCGCTAGCCGGCTTCTTCGCCGCTGGAGAGATCGGTCCGATCGCGGGCCGCAACGCGCTGCACGGATTCACCGCGTCGATGGCGCTGTTCACCGACGACACGTGATCGGCTGCTGCGCTGGCACCTTGGCTGTGACGCCACGTCTGTCCCAGCAGTCACCGCTGGCGACCCGCTATGCGAAATGGCCGGCTCATAGCGACTTTTCGGCGACAAGCCGGCCCGTCATCCGCCCACCGGCGATCAGAGTGGTCGGGACGGTTCCCGCCCCACGTCAGGCGTCGCTTCCTTAATTCCCATGTCGACGTTGGACGGATCCGCAAGAACAATATGGACAAATCCGCAGCGTGATGCCCGACGGATCAGCAGCCGATATGTGGACAAACCAGCACTGTATTCTGTCCGAATGGCCGTCGTCGAACGCGCGATCGCACCCGTCGTGCTGGCCGCTCTCGCCGACACCCCGGTCGTCGTCGTCAACGGCGCGCGTCAGGTCGGAAAGACCACACTCGTTGCGCGACTTGACTATCCGAGGTCCAGTGAAGTCGTTTCCCTCGACGACGCCGCCAACCGTGATGCTGCACGCGACGATCCCCGCGCATTCGTATCCCGGCCGGTGGACACGCTGGTGATCGACGAGGCGCAGCTCGAACCCGGCCTGTTCCGGGCGATTAAAGCCGAGGTTGACCGGGATCGCCGGCCCGGCCGCTTCCTGCTCACCGGTTCGGCGCGGCTGCTCTCCGCCCCCGACATGGCCAGCGCGCTGGTCGGCCGGGTCGAGATCATCGAGCTGTGGCCGTTCTCGCAAGGCGAGCGCGCCGGCTTCGCGGACCACTTCGTCGATCTGCTGTTCACGGGCCCCCGCGAGCTTCTTCAGGGCTCGGATATGCGGCGCGCCGAGCTGGTCGAACGGATCGCCACAGGAGGCTTTCCCGACGTCGTCGCCCGTTCACCGTCGAGGCGCCGCCCGTGGTTCGACAACTATCTCATCACCGCGACGCAGTCGGTCATTCGCGAGCTTTCGGCGATCGAGCGGCTTGCCGAAATCCCGCGACTGCTCCGGCTGTGCGCCGCGCGGACCGGCGCCGAACTCAACGTGAGCGCGCTGGCCAACGAACTGTCGATTCCGGCCCGCACCACCGACGGCTATCTGGCCTTGCTGGAAGCGGCCTTCCTTGTCCACCGGGTGCCGGCCTGGTCGACCAACCTGAGCCGCAAGGTCATTCGCAGACCCAAGCTGGTTGTGTCCGACAGTGGCCTGGCGTGTCATTTGCTCGGGGTTGCCGGTGCGATGCTGGATCGTCGCGGCGGCCCGCTTGGCCCGCTGCTGGAGACGTTCGTGGCCAACGAGATCCGCAAGCAACTCACCTGGTCGACCGAGCGGGCGAGTCTCTGGCACTTTCGCGACCGCGGCGGCGCCGAAGTCGATCTTGTGCTCGAACACCCCGATGGGCGGGTCTGCGGCATCGAAGTCAAGGCGACCAGCACGCCGCGGGCCGAGGACCTGCGAGGTCTGCGCTATCTGGCCGACAGGCTCGGTGACCGGTTTCAGTTCGGCGTGCTGCTCACCGCCGCGCCGGAAGCCACGCCGTTCGGCCCGAAGCTGGCGGCGTTACCGGTCAGCGCGCTATGGGCCCGCGAAATTCGCCAGGCGCGTCGCCAGTGAGGGGCCCCGGTGCCACGAACGCATCGAAGCCGCCGCAGCTGCCGGTCAAGGAGTGGCCGCGAGATTCGGCACGCTGTGGACGAGTGGGGACACGCAACCGGAGTAGCAGCGATGCCGAGGTCATCGAGCCGCCGTATTCACGGGTTCCGTGTCACCAGTGCAATCGACCGTGATCTCGAGCGCCCCCGCAGATCTCGCGCATCCGGGTGTCGACGTCCAGGATGTCGGCAGGCAGCCGAGGCGACACTCGTTGACGGATCGCCGAAGGTATACGCGTTGGCGGAAGTTCTCAACTGTCGGTTGCCGTCGGCTCAACCGGGATAGGCGGCGGTGACGTCGGTGTGAACGAAATCATCGCCGGCAAAAAGCAGCGGTTCGCCGGTGACGTCCGCGAGGGCGTACGAGTAGCAGTCGCCGAGGTTGAGTGCGGCCGGGTGCCCGCTGCCCCGCCCGAAGTCGCGGTAGGCCGTGCACGCGATGGCAGCTTGCTCAGCATCGAACGGCACGAGCTCGACCTCCCACACGTCGAGCAGTCGCTCGACCCGTCGTTGGTCCTCAGGACGCAGGCGGCGGGTCAAGACGGCACTAACTTCCACGGCAGTGGCCGCCGACATCTTGGGCGCCGTCGCATCCAACACAAGCTCGGCGAGCTGTTCGGAGTGCGGCGCGTCGAGCACGATCGCCACGATCGCGGAGGCGTCGACGATCACGAAGGCAGGCCGGCGTCGTCGTAGAGTTGCCGCTCCGCCGCCTTTACCTGTGCGCGCTCCGCATCGGTGAGCGAATTGCGCAACTCATCCAACAGTTTTCGCACCCTCACTCGACGCGCGTCACGCCGCCGGTGGATATCCCCGGCCGTATTCCCGCGATCGAGCTCGGCCACGGCTACTCCCGCCAGCCCGCTACGCGTGTCGCCGACAGCATCGAGGAGAACCTGTGCGAACGGATCGCTGATCAACGGATGCCCACTGCGAGTTTCCCCGCGCGAACCGACGCCACCCCCAGCGGCGTCTCGCCGACGCTCTCGGTGATCTCCCAAGTGTCCTCGTGAGTTCCGGCGTTGCTCATCTCAGGCTCACTCGCTCCGCTGGGCCGCCACGAAAAGCGTCTTCGGTGCGGCGTCTTCGATGCCGGGGGGCCGGCGATCGTAGCGGGCCATCAGCTCCTCGGCCGGGGTCACCGCCACGTCCCAGCCGTGGCGGCGCAACCAGGCGTCGACGTCCTCGCGCTCCTCGAAGTACCACAGGTCTTGGACGTCGGGGATGTCGCGTTGCGGCTCGAGCTTGGCCATCAGGTCGCGCACCCGTTGCATCGTCTCGCGCCGCTTCGCGATGGCGTCCGGGTCGAGGAAGTCGGGGCCGGGCGCCTCCACGGCGATCCGGCTACCGTCGGCGCCCAGCGCCTGCACCCGCTCGAAAAGCAGCTCCTGGGCGTCCGCCGGCAGGAACGGCAACAGTCCCTCGGCCGACCAGACGCTCGGCGCGGACGCGTCAAAACCGGCCTGCCGCAACGCGTCCGGCCAGTCGTGGCGCAGGTCCACCGGAACACTGACCAGGTTGCACTTTGGCTGCGCACCGGTTTCCCGCAACGCCGACGACTTGAATTCCAGCACCCGCGGCTGGTCGAGTTCGTAGACGCTGGTGCCGGCGGGCCACGGCAGCCGCCACGCCCGCGAGTCCAATCCCGCGGCCAGGATCACCACCTGCCGCACACCCGCGCGGGTCGCATCGAGGAAGAACTGATCGAAAAAAGCCGTCCGCGCGGCCATGTAGTCGACCATTCCCTGCATCCGCGGCTTCAGGTCGGGTTCGGCCTCGACGATCTCGGCGGGCAGGTCGGGGGCCGCGAACCAGTTCCACATACCGTCGCCGGCGGCATCGAGGAACACCCGCGCGAACGGATCGCTGATCAGCGGGTTCTCGCTCTCGGTTTCCGCAGCACGGGCCGCCGCGACGCCCAACGCCGTCGCACCCACGCTCTCGGTGATCTCCCACGTGTCGTTGTCGGTCCTGGCCACCTTCACGCCCTCCAATTCGCTAGCAGACCTAGCTACCGACCCTACGCGCGCTGGGTGTGAACAACCTGTCCGTCGGGACACGATGGTGTCTTCGGCGCCGGCGGATTCGAGTTCGGCATCCCAGGAGCGCCTGTCAGACATTCCCGAGGCATACCGGCATACACCGCCGCCGATACCTGCCTCGGAAACACGGCGGAGCGAAGCACCGCCGGTTGTCAATGAACCTCGGCGGTACGCGAATCCGCTGTAGCCGTGTCAACAACGACGGTGTCTGCCCCGGAAACAACCGATTCAGACGCAGGCTGTCAAGGCACGGTGACCCGATTGCATGCCTAAGTGGGCTACGCCCGGGACCTTAGACGACGCCTTGGCCGCTTCGACCGCGGTCCGCGGTTCTCCTCCTGCAGCCGATCCAGGATGGCCCTCATGCGAGCGACATCCGGGTCGGTCGCATCGGTGATTTGGGGATCGTTGACGAGGTTATAGGGCTCGGCATACACCGCGAAGGCCAGCCACCTACCAGAAACGGTTACGTTGTCCGCGGGCCGCGAAACGGGCCGCGAAACAGAAGGGCCTCTGCAACATGCGGGTTGACGGGCGCGACATCACCGTTACCGGCAGCCTGCTGCAACCGCTGACCCGACGCACCAACGACATCCTGCGGCTCGTCCTGGCCGCGGTGTACCTCGTGGCGGTGATCGTCAGCTCGCTGATCACCCGGCCTCGCTGGATCGCGCTGGAGAAGTCCGTCTCGGAGATCGTCGGGGTCTTGTCCCCCACCCAATCCGACGTGGTGTACCTGGCGTACGGCATCGCGATCCTGGCGCTGCCGTTCATGATCCTGATCGGCCTGATCGTCTCCCGGCAATGGAAACTGCTGGGCGCATATGCCGCCGCCGGGCTGATCGCCGTGCTCCCGCTGTCGATCAGCAGCAACCGCCTCGCGGCGCCGCGATGGCACTTCGAGATCCCAGACCGGCTCAACACGTTGCCGGCCCAATTCCTCGACGACCCGCGGTGGATCGCGATGCTCGCCGCGGTGCTCACCGTGTCGGGCCCCTGGCTACCCGCGCGCTGGCGGCACTGGTGGTGGACGCTGCTGCTGGCCTTCGTGCCGATCCACCTCGTGGTCAGCGCCGTGGTTCCGGCCCGTTCACTACTGGGGCTCGCGGTGGGATGGTTCGTCGGCGCGTCGGTGGTCCTGGTCGTCGGCACGCCCGCTCTCGAGGTACCACTGGACGGCACGGTACGCGCGATGGCCAAACGCGGGTTCGCCGTGTCGCGGCTCATGGTGGTCCGACCGGCCGGGCCCGGCCCGCTCGTTCTTTCGGCAACGGCCACCGATCCCAGTGCCGAGGCGGCGATCGAGCTATACGGCCCCCATCAAAGCAGCGGCGGCGCGCTGCGGCAGCTCTGGCGCAAGCTGAGGCTGCGCGGCAGCGAGAGCGCTCCCCTGCAGGCCTCCATGCGCCGCGCTGTCGAGCACCGCGCGCTGATGGCCATCGCGATCGAAGAGGTGGGCGTGGCCAACACGTCGACGCTCGCGCTGGCCACCCTCGAACGCGGATGGACGTTGTACGCGCACCAGCCCGTTCGGGGGATCCCTCTCGACGAATGCGCGAAAACAACTTCGGTGCACCGGGTTTGGGAATCGCTGCGCAGGATGCACGACCACCAGATCTCCCATGGTGACCTGCGCGGCGACGAGATCACGGTCGACGACGGCAACGTGCTGTTCGGCGGCTTCGGCAGCGCCGAATACGGGGCCACCGACGCCCAGCTCCAATCCGACATCGCCCAACTCCTGGTGACGACATCGGCGCTCTACGACGCGGAGTCCGCGGTGGCCGCGGCGATCGGCGCGTTCGGCAAGGACACCATCCTGACCGCCTCGCGCAGGCTCACCAAATCCGCTGTGCCAAAACGAATCCGCCAATCGGTACCCAACCCGGGCGCCGCCATCTCCAGCGCCCGCGCGGAGGTGATGCGCCAAACCGGGGCCAATCAGATCGAAACCGCGACCATCACCCGGTTCACCCGCGGCCAGGTCATTCAACTGGTGCTGCTCGGGGCCCTGGTTTATGTCGCGTATCCGTTCATCAGCACCGTGCCGACCTTCTTTTCCGAGCTGCGAACCGCGAACTGGTGGTGGGCACTGCTGGGCTTGACCGTGTCGGCGCTCACCTATGTTGGTGCGGCGGCCGCGCTGTGGGCCTGCGCCGACGGGGCGGTGAGCTTTTGGAAGTTATCAATTGCCCAGGTAGCCAACACTTTTGCCGCTACCACAACCCCGGCCGGTGTCGGCGGTCTGGCGCTCAGCACACGGCTCTTGCAGAAGGGCGGTCTTGCCGCTCTGCGTGCCACCGCCGCGGTGGCGCTGCAGCAATCGGTGCAGGTGATCGTCCACGTCCTGTTGCTGATCCTGTTCAGCACTTTTGCCGGCGCTTCGGCCGACCTCTCGCATTTCGTGCCGGGCGCCACGGTGCTGTACCTGATCGTGGGCGTGGCGCTCGGGATCGTCGGCGCATTTCTGTTCGTGCCCAGGCTGCGGAGCTGGCTAGCGACGGACGTGCGCCCGAGGCTGCGGGAGGTTACCAGCGACCTCGCCGAGCTTGCCCGCGAACCCAAACGATTGGCGCTAATCATACTCGGTTGTACCGGAACGACTCTCGGCGCCGCGTTGGCGCTGTGGGCGAGCGTCGAAGCATTCGGTGGCGGCGCGACGTTCGTCACCGTCACCGTGGTCACGATGGTGGGCGGGACCCTGGCCTCGACGGCGCCGACGCCCGGTGGCGTCGGCGCCGTCGAGGCGGCGTTGATCGGTGGGCTCGCCGCCTTCGGTGTGCCCGCGGCCGTGGGCGTGCCGTCGGTGCTGCTGTATCGGGTGCTCACCTGCTGGCTCCCGGTGTTCGTCGGGTGGCCCGTGATGCGCTGGCTCACCCGCACCGAGATGATCTGAGAATCATTCGAACCCGGCCTCGGCCACCACGACGAGGACGGGCGACGTCCTGCTGCTCTGGCCGACCGCGGTGGTGAGGAAGACCAGGTAGTACTCGTCGGGCACCGACGGCGCCACCGTGATCGCCACGGCCACCGAGGCCGACCCGTCGTCGGCGAACCGTCCCGACGCGCGACCGGTGGTGATCCCATCGGTGGGCGACGTGCCGGTGATGGTGTAGTCGCCGGCACCGTCGATCATCCGTTGCGCGTCGACCTTCACCGTCCCCGTGGTTCCCGGCGCAACCGTGACGATCGGACGGGGGATGTTGACGGTCACCGCCGAGCTGCCCGCACCGAACGACGGTGGCGCCGAAGATTCGGAAGTGCCCCAGACCTTGTCGGGGTGGGCGGCCAGCGAAAACGCGAGCTCACCCCCGGTGCGGACGATCGACTCCGGCAGCGACGTCTTGTCGGTGGCCTGACCGTCGATCTTGAGGCCGCTGATGTAGCTCAGGCGGCGCGGCGCGGACGCGCCGGGGGCGGAGATCCGGATGGATCGGCCGCCCGGCAGCGCGATGACGGCGCGATCGAAAAGTGGTGTGTTGACGGTGAGGATCGAGGTTCCCGGGGTGCTCGGGTAGAGGCCGAGGGCGGCCCAGACGTACCAGCTGGACAGCGCGCCGAGATCGTCATTGCCCGGCGCGCCGCCGGGCGTCGGACCGAACAGCCCACGGACCCGGTCAACCGTCCGCTGAGCCTTCCACGGTTGACCGAGGTAGTTGTACAGCCATGGCACGCCGAAGCCCGGCTCGTTACCGGCCCAGAGGTAAGGCTCGTTGGGGCCCTCGTTGAGCTTCTTCGTGAAGCGGTCGAGCCGGGCGGCCGCCGCCTTGCGGCCGCCGAGGGCGGTGACCAGGCCGGCGACATTGTGCGGCACCCACCAGAGGTACTGCTCGGCGTTGCCCTCGTCGAATCCGGCTTGGCCGAAGCGCCAGGGGGAGTTCACGAATCCCGGCCCGTCGGGGAAGAATCCCGTCGGGCTGCGGGGTGAGATGTAACGGGTCGTCGGATTGAACAGGTTCTGCCAGTACTGCGCCCGGTTTTGGAATTCGGCAGCGGTCACGGCGTCGCCGAGTGACTCGGCGAATCGGGAAATGGTGAAGTCGTCGACCGACCACTCCAGCGTGACCGAGGCGCCGACGCCAAAGTCCGCCGTCTGGGGTGCGTAGCCCAGTTGTAGATAGGTGACGATTCCAGGCCGCTCCACATAGCCGCCCCGCCCGACGCCACCGGTGGTCGCCGCATGCACCATGTACCACAGTGCCGTTTTGACGTCGAAGTCCTTGGCCCCGTACATGTAGAGGTTCACGATAAGCGGTACCACGCTGTCTCCGCTCATCTCGGCGGTCGCCGAATTCGCAAGCGCCCAACGCGGATACGATCCGCTTTGCTCGGCGTCGTTCACGAGCGACTGGGCCATATCGCTGGCTTGCTTCGGAAACAGCAGTCCCTGCAGGGCGGCCAGGCTGCGGTAGGTGTCCCAGTCGGAGAAGTTCGCGTATTGCGTATGCCCTTGGGCCACGGTGTGAATGATGCCGTCGAATCCGATGTAACGCCCGTCCGCGTCATTAAAGGTGTTGGGGTGCAACAGCGACCGATACAAGGAGGTGTAAA
This is a stretch of genomic DNA from Mycobacterium lacus. It encodes these proteins:
- a CDS encoding class I SAM-dependent methyltransferase, yielding MARTDNDTWEITESVGATALGVAAARAAETESENPLISDPFARVFLDAAGDGMWNWFAAPDLPAEIVEAEPDLKPRMQGMVDYMAARTAFFDQFFLDATRAGVRQVVILAAGLDSRAWRLPWPAGTSVYELDQPRVLEFKSSALRETGAQPKCNLVSVPVDLRHDWPDALRQAGFDASAPSVWSAEGLLPFLPADAQELLFERVQALGADGSRIAVEAPGPDFLDPDAIAKRRETMQRVRDLMAKLEPQRDIPDVQDLWYFEEREDVDAWLRRHGWDVAVTPAEELMARYDRRPPGIEDAAPKTLFVAAQRSE
- a CDS encoding VOC family protein, with translation MSEHEVKMIVLSTDDLDESIRFYSETLGMPLKFRDGAHFAALDGGPVTLALATAVDHPMPGQVVVGIKTADVDGAAKAVEASGGGIVKGPYDDAHERRAVVYDNKGNGLVFYKPLAR
- a CDS encoding FIST signal transduction protein, giving the protein MRIGVGVSTAADARQAAVEAAAHARDELAGEPPSLAVLLGSRAHTDQAADVLEAVQETVKPPALIGCVAQGIVAGRHEMENEPAVTVWLASGLAAETFQLDFVRTGSGALITGYRFDRTAHDLHLLLPDPYTFPSNLLLEHLNTDLPGTTVVGGVVSGGLGPGYTRLFRDRDVLVSGVVGVRLPGTHGVPIVSQGCRPIGHPYIVTGADGAVITELGGRTPLQRLREIVVGLPPSEQELVSRGLQIGIVVDEHLAAPGQGDFMIRGLLGADPSTGAIEIGEVVEVGTTVQFQVRDAVGADRDLRLAVERAEAELPGRPIGALLFTCNGRGRRMFGVADHDAATIEDLLGGIPLAGFFAAGEIGPIAGRNALHGFTASMALFTDDT
- a CDS encoding ATP-binding protein; this encodes MAVVERAIAPVVLAALADTPVVVVNGARQVGKTTLVARLDYPRSSEVVSLDDAANRDAARDDPRAFVSRPVDTLVIDEAQLEPGLFRAIKAEVDRDRRPGRFLLTGSARLLSAPDMASALVGRVEIIELWPFSQGERAGFADHFVDLLFTGPRELLQGSDMRRAELVERIATGGFPDVVARSPSRRRPWFDNYLITATQSVIRELSAIERLAEIPRLLRLCAARTGAELNVSALANELSIPARTTDGYLALLEAAFLVHRVPAWSTNLSRKVIRRPKLVVSDSGLACHLLGVAGAMLDRRGGPLGPLLETFVANEIRKQLTWSTERASLWHFRDRGGAEVDLVLEHPDGRVCGIEVKATSTPRAEDLRGLRYLADRLGDRFQFGVLLTAAPEATPFGPKLAALPVSALWAREIRQARRQ
- a CDS encoding type II toxin-antitoxin system VapC family toxin, translated to MIVDASAIVAIVLDAPHSEQLAELVLDATAPKMSAATAVEVSAVLTRRLRPEDQRRVERLLDVWEVELVPFDAEQAAIACTAYRDFGRGSGHPAALNLGDCYSYALADVTGEPLLFAGDDFVHTDVTAAYPG
- a CDS encoding TVP38/TMEM64 family protein, with the translated sequence MVDNDGSPPASRRRHIVRLAVFAGFLFALFYLVAVARVIDVEGVRRAVSATGPAAPLTYVVVSAVLGALFMPGSVLAAGSGLLFGPVVGIFVTLGAAVGTAIVASLVGRRAGRASARALLGTKRADRIDALIERRGLWAVVGQRFVPGISDALASYAFGAFGVPLWQMAVGAFIGSAPRAFVYTTLGASIRNLSSPLAYTAIAVWCVTAIVGAFAARHGYQHWREHAGRDPDSGVPDSDPEGGTRGRQR